From the genome of Labedella gwakjiensis:
GGCCCGGCGGCGAGACCGTCTCCACCGTGGACGAGGCCGGCTACTTCGGCACCAACATGAGCGGTCTCGCGTTCGAGGACACCGACGAGGGTTCCGGAACCGACACGCTCTGGGCGGTGAAGAACGGACCGGGCACGCTCTACCGCCTCGAGAACACCGACGGAACGTGGGCGCCGGTGACAGACGCCGGCTGGGCCGACGGCAAGACGCTGCACTACGCCGACGGCACGGGTGACGTGGACGCGGAGGGCGTCGCCCTCACCGACGCCGGAGCGGACGGCGGCATCTTCGTCTCCACCGAGCGGAACAACGCCGTGTCGGGCACGAGCCGTCCGTCCGTGATCCGCTACGACGTGGGCGGCACGGGCACCGAGATCTCGGCGACGCGCGAGTGGAACCTCGCGGCCGACCTCGCGACGGACGTTCCCACGATCGGGGCGAACGCGGGCCTCGAGGGCATCGCGTGGATCCCCGACGCCGACCTCGTGGCGAAGGGCTTCGTGGACGAGAGCACGGGCGCGCTCTACGACCCGGCCGACTACCCCGGTCACGGCGGCGGGCTCTTCGTCGTCGGACTCGAGGCGAACGGTTCCCTCTACGTCTACGCGCTCGGTCAGGAGACGGGCGACATCACGCGGATCGCGACCGTCGCGAGCGGCTTCCTGAGCATCATGGACCTCGAGTACGACCCGGCGACGGACGAGCTGTGGGCGGTGTGCGACGACACGTGCGACGGCCGCTCGGCCGTCCTCGACGTGGTCGGCACCGATTCCGCCGCTGACGCCGACACCGCTGACGCCGTGGCGGCGGCCGCTCCCGGCGCCTTCGCGGTCGAGACGGTCGTCGAGCGACCGGCCGGCATGCCCAACGTCAACAACGAGGGCTTCGCGATCGCGCCGAACGACCAGTGCAGCGACGGCGTGAAGCCCGTCGTCTGGTCGGACGACAACGGCACGGACGGCTTCTCGCTCCGCGAGGGCACGATCCTGTGCACGCTCGACGAGCCGACGGAACCGACCCCCGGTCCCACCGACCCCGGCACCGACCCGAGCGACCCCGACACGGGCGCCGGGCCCGATGCCCCGGGCACAGGCACAGACGCCGGCGCGGGCGACGGCCTCGCCGTCACTGGTGCCGCCGAGCCGATCGGCGCCCTGGCCGCCGCGCTCGTGCTGCTCCTCGCCGGAGCCGCGGTGGTCGTCGCCCGCCGCCGCAGCCACGGCGCCGCCGAGTAGCCCGACCCGCGAGACGACGGAAGCCCCGCGACCTTCCGGTCGCGGGGCTTCCGTCCATTCACGGGGTCACTCGTAGCGGAGGGACTCCACGGGGTCGGCCTTCGCCGCGCGAGCGGCGGGGAGGGTGCCGGCGAGGAACGCGATCACCATGATCACGACGATCACGACGGCGATCGAGATCGGATCGAACGCGATGAGCGTGAGTCCCGGCAGATCGGCGAGCAGCGTCGTCGAGAGTGCCGAGCTGATCACGCTGCCGGCGAGCATCGCGATCACCACTCCGATGGCGCTCCCGAGGAACCCGATGAACGTGGCCTCGAGGCTGAAGAGCCCGAACACCTTGCCGCTGCCCATGCCCATCGCCTTCATGAGCCCGATCTCACGCGTCCGTTCCTGCACCGACATGAGCAGGGTGTTGACGATGCCGAAGCTCGCGGCGAGCAGGGCGATGATGGCGAACGCGTTGAGCACGAGCACGATGCCGTCGATGACGGTCTTGATCGTGCCGAGCTGGTCGGCGACCGTCACGCCGGAGTACCCGTCGTCGGCGAGCCGGTCCTTGAGCGCCGTGATGTCGGCGTCCGTCGCATCCTCCGCGAACCAGACGCTCGCTTGCGCGTAACGCTCGGTCTGCTCGGTGGGCAGACCGGTGTTCTGCAGGGTGTACAGCTCGTCCGTGAGGGCCGTGTTGGGCACGATGCTCGCGCCCGTCGCGGAGGCGATGGACGATTCCGCGACACCGACCACGGTCGCCTCCACCGTGTGCTGCGTTCCCACGGCGTCCGTCACGGCCAGCGTGACGGTCTTCCCGACAGCGTCGGCGTCGTCGTCGTAGCCGAGCGCGTCGACGTAGGACACGGGGAGGACCACCTGGAAGTCGTCCGTCGAGCCGTCCGGCTGCTCGCCCGCCGTCAGCTGGATCGACTGCCCGGCCACGAGACTGCCGACACTCGCGACGTACTTCGTGTCGTCGGCCCCCTCGACGTAGTCCGCGGAGATCGACTTCGTCGCCTCCACCTCGAGGACACCGTCGATCCCCTCGAGCGTGTCGAGGTCGTCGGGAGTGAGGGCCACGACCGTCGAACCCGGGGCCCCGCCGGCCCCGCCGCTCGCCACGGCGTCCGGGTCGTACTCGGCCGGCCCGTCGTCGGAGTCGCCGATGGTGGTGGCCGTCTCCGACGGCTTCGTGACCGTCATGACGTCGGACGCGCCGACGGCCGTCACCGTGTCGTCGATGTACGCGTTGATGCCGGTGCCGAGGCCCTGCGTGAGGGTGAGGGTGAAGGCGCCGACGAAGATCGCCAGGATCGTGAGGATCGTGCGCGTCTTGGCCCTGAACGTGTTCGAGACGGCCGAGCCGACGAGGTCCACGGCGTTCATGCGGCCACCTCCGGCGAACCGTGGCGGCCGTGAGGCGCCGACGTGGTCGAGGCGTCCGGATCGTTCGGTCGTGAATCCTCCACGAGCACCCCGTCGCGGATGACGAGGCGACGGTCGCAGCGCGCGGCGAGATCCTCGTCGTGCGTGACGATGATGAGTGTGATGCCGTTCTCGCGGTTGAGTCCGAAGAGGATGTCCTCGACGATCGCTCCCGTGTTCGAGTCGAGGTTCCCCGTCGGCTCGTCGGCGAAGATGATGCGCGGGTTGTTCACGAGCGCCCGAGCGATGACGGCGCGCTGCTTCTGACCTCCCGAGAGGTTCACGGCCTTGTTCTTCGCCTTGTCCGCGAGGTCGAGCTGCTCGAGCGCGGCCATCCCTCGACGCTTCCGCTCGGCCCGGCCGACGCCGGCGATCTTCATCGGCAGGATGACGTTCTCGAGGACGCTCGCGTTCGCCGTGAGGAAGAACTGCTGGAACACGAAGCCGAATGTGCGGTTGCGCGTGCGATTGAGCCGGCCCCCGGTGAGCGTACGGGTGTCGACGCCTTCGAGCGCGATCGTGCCGGAGGTGGGGGCATCGAGGAGCGCGAGCGTGTGCATGAGCGTGGACTTGCCGGAACCGGACTTGCCGATGATCGCGACGCTCTCGCCCTCCGCGATGTCGAAACTCACCCCCCTGAGCGCATCGAAGCGGTTCTGGCCTCGGCCGTACGACTTCCGTACGTCGGAGACCGAGATGATCGGGCTGGGCATGCTGACTCCTCGGGTGTCGGGCCGGTCTCTCCTGGCCACCTCTCGAGCCTCCCGCGGCGCGCCGATCCGCGCGTCGCCCCACCGCGGACACTGCGACTACCGCGGTCGCGGTACGCCGGCTGCTCCGCTGGAGGGATGCGGCTTCCATCTCGTGGCACCAGACTGAAGCGATGGACGTGGGACGGGACCGATGAGCGCATCCGCTCCAGCGCCGTCGCGCCTCCCCGGCTGGCTGGGCACGTCTCAACCGGTGACCAGCCGGCTCTCGCCCGGGCGTCGGCTCCTCGCCGCGTGGGCCGGGGATCTCTTCGCCGCGCTTCTCATCATCGCCGCGGCCTTCTCCCCGTTCATGGCCGACCGGCCGGAGACCGTGGTCGAGCGGGCCATCGTCATCGCGCCGGCGTTCCTCCTCCCCCTCCGCCGCCGCTGGCCGGTCCCCGTGCTCGCGCTGTGCCTCGTCGCCTACGGCGCAGCGGCGATGACGGGGGTCCTCGCCCACGGCGTCGTGCTCGCCTCCGCGATCGCGATGTTCGGGGTCGCGAACCGTTCGGACCGCCGTCGGACGATGCTCGTCGCGGGCGTCGCGATCGCCGGCATCGTGGGGTTGAGCCTGCTCGCCGCGATCAGCAGCGCTGCCGACCCGCGCGTCGTCCAGTTCGCCGTGACGATCGCGTTCTCCGCGGCGGCCGGCGATGCGACGCGATCCCGTCGCGAATACATCGTGGCGATCACGGAGCGCGCCGAGCGCGCGGAGCAGACCCGGGAGGCCGAGGCCCGACGGCGCGTCTCCGAGGAGCGACTGCGGATCGCGCGCGATCTCCACGACGTGGTCGCGCATCAGATCTCCGTGATCAGCCTCAACGCCGGCGTCGCCTCCTCGTCCCTGCGCTCCCGGCCCGATCGCGCGGAGGAGTCGCTCGGCACCATCCGCAGCGCTGCTCGCACCGTGCTCGGCGAGATCGGGGACCTCCTCGCGATGCTCCGCGCCGACGGCGACGACGCCGTCGACCGTGCGGCACCCCCTCAGGGGCTCGACGGCCTCGACGGTCTCGTGTCCGAGTTCGCGACGGCGGGACTCGACGTGCGCGTGCGCGTGGAGGGAACGATCGACGAGCTGCCGGCGACCGTCGACGTGGTCGCCTACCGCGTCCTGCAGGAGGCGCTCACGAACGCTCTCAAGCACGGAGCCGAGCGGCGTGCCCACGTGCTGGTCTCGGCGGGGCCGGCCGCCGTGGAGATCGTCGTCACCAACCCGACGATGCCGGCGGTGCCCGACGGCGATCCGACCGCTGCCTCAGCCGGCGGGTACGGTCTGCTCGGCCTCCGGGAGCGAGTCGCCGCCGTCCGGGGCACGATCGATGCTCGGCCCGCCGCGGGGGGATTCCGCCTCGCCGCGACGCTCCCGACCACGGTCGACGACGCCGAACGCCCCGACGCCGCCGTTCGCCCCGACCCCGCCGTTCGCCCCGACCCCATCGTTCGCCCCGACCCCATCGTTCGCCCCGACCCCACTGGCCGGCCCGATCCGGAGGAGACCACATGACGCGCGTCCTCGTCGTCGACGACCAGTCGCTCATCCGCCAGGCGGTGTCCGCCATCCTCGACGGGGTCGACGGCGTCGACGTGGTCGGCGAGGCGCCGGACGGCCACGGGGCCGTCTCGCTCGCGCGAACGCTCCACCCCGACGTCGTGCTCATGGACATCCGCATGCCCGGTCTGGACGGCATCGCCGCCACGGCCGCGATCTGCGCGGATCCCGAGCTCGCCGAGACGCGCGTGCTCATCCTCACGACGTTCGAGGAGGACGAGTACCTCGTGCAGGCCCTGCGGGCGGGCGCGAGCGGATTCATCGGGAAGGGGGCCGAGCCCGACGCGATCGTGCGCGCCGTGCGCTCCGTGCACGCGGGGGACGCGCTCCTCTCCCCCGCGGCGACGCGCAGCCTCATCACCCGCTACGTGCTCCCGCGGGCCGACTCGGCGCCGCGCCCCCTGCCGCCGGAACTCCGCGAGCTCACCGATCGCGAGAGCGAGGTACTTCTGCTCGTGGCCCGCGGGCGGTCGAACCAGGAGATCGCGGACGATCTCGTGATCTCGCCCCACACCGCGAAGACCCACGTGAACCGGATCATGACGAAGGTGCACGCGCACGACCGCGCGCAGCTCGTGATCCTGGCCTACGAGAGCGGCCTCCTCGAACCCGGTGGCGGCTGAGGGGCCACGTCCCGGTCAGGACGCCGGGCTCGCGAACGTCTGCGTGCCGACGACGCCGAGGAGCGCGAGCTTCTCCGCAGCCTCCGTGTGCGGCGCCGCCGTGAGCACGAGGAGCGCTTGCGAGCGGTCCTCCGTGAAGAGCGACTGGCAGTCCACGTCGATCGCGCCGATCTCGGGGTGCACGAGCGTCTTGTGGTCCTCGAAGCGGCGGGCCACCTCGTGCCGCTCCCACAGCTCGGCGAACTCCGGCGAGTGCTCGAGCAGCGCGGACACGAGTGCCCCGGCGCGCGAGTCTGCTCCCATCGTCCCGTGGGCGGCGCGAAGGGCAGCCACCTGCGCACGACTGTGACGGTCGCGATCCGCCTCCGGGTAACGCAGTCGTTCCCGCTCGGGGTGGAGGAACCAGCGGTAGACCTCGCTGCGCTCGAGCCCCGTGTACACCGAGGCGTCGCCGAGCAGGGCGACGGCCAGGCGGTTCTGCACGAGCGTCTCGCCGAGGTTCGAGATGATGAGCGCCGGGGTGTCCTGCAGACGGTCGAAGACGCGCAGGAGCGCGGCGGCCACGTGGGAGCCGGGGTCGGTGCGATCCGGCGGGTTCTGGCCCGCGAGCCGGAAGAGGTAGTCGCGCTCGTCGTCCGTCAGCCGGAGCGCGCGGGCGATCGACGTGAGCATCGGCGCGCTCGGCTGCGGCCCCCTCTGCTGCTCGAGTCGCGTGTAGTAGTCGACGGACATCGAGGCGAGGAGCGCGACCTCCTCGCGGCGCAGCCCCGCGGTGCGCCGACGCGCGCCGTCCGGCAGCCCGGCGTCGGAGGGCTGGAGGACCTCCCGGTGGCGTCTGAGGAAGTCGGCGAGAGCTGCGCGGTCCATGCGTCCATCCATGTCCCCATTGTGCGCGCGGTCGCAGCCCGCGAACCAGGGATCGCTGATCCCCCGATGGATGCGCCCTGCCGGTGGCGTGCGAACGGGTGGAGAGTCGAACCATGCAGATCACCGGACACACCATTTTCATCCCCGGCGCCACGAGCGGCATCGGGCTGGCCCTCGCCCGCGCCTTCCACGCCGCGGGCAACGTCGTCATCGTCGGCGGGCGCCGCACCGAGCTGCTCGAGCGAATCGTCGCCGAGAACCCCGGAATGCACGCCGCGCGCATCGACACCGCCGACCCCGCGAGCATCGCGGAGGCCGCCGCGACCGTCATCGCCGAACACCCCGAGCTCGACACCCTCATCACCATGGCCGGCATCATGCGGGCCGAGGACTGGCATTCCGCCGACGGCTTCCTCGACACCGCCGAGGAGATCGTGACGACGAACGTCCTCGGCCCGATCCGCCTCATCGCGGCCTTCGTCGAGCACCTCCAGAGCCGCCCGGATGCGACCATCATGACCGTCTCCTCCGGCCTCGCGTTCGCGCCCCTCGCCGTGACACCCACCTACAACGCGAGCAAGGCGGCGATCCACATGCTGAGCGAGTCGATCCGCCTCCAGCTCGCGGACACGTCCGTGCGGATCGTCGAGCTCGAACCGCCGTCCGTGCGGACGGCGCTCATGCCCGGTCAGGAGGAGAGCGAGTTCGCGATGCCGCTCGACGACTTCGTGACCGAGGTCATGGGGATCATCGCGTCGTCGCCCGACGCGACGGAGATCCAGGTGGAGAACGTGAAGTTCCTGCGATACGGAGAGGCGCGCGGCGACTATCCCTACGTCGTCGCGACGCTCAATCGGCTCGACCCGCACGGGCACTGACGGTCGCGGGCTGGCCGGACGAGTGCCGGCCGGACGAGTGCCGGCGTCGACAGCCGCACGGCGTCCGGTAGCATCTGGAGGCCCACTATCGGTCGAGCGGCGGCGAC
Proteins encoded in this window:
- a CDS encoding ABC transporter permease; translation: MNAVDLVGSAVSNTFRAKTRTILTILAIFVGAFTLTLTQGLGTGINAYIDDTVTAVGASDVMTVTKPSETATTIGDSDDGPAEYDPDAVASGGAGGAPGSTVVALTPDDLDTLEGIDGVLEVEATKSISADYVEGADDTKYVASVGSLVAGQSIQLTAGEQPDGSTDDFQVVLPVSYVDALGYDDDADAVGKTVTLAVTDAVGTQHTVEATVVGVAESSIASATGASIVPNTALTDELYTLQNTGLPTEQTERYAQASVWFAEDATDADITALKDRLADDGYSGVTVADQLGTIKTVIDGIVLVLNAFAIIALLAASFGIVNTLLMSVQERTREIGLMKAMGMGSGKVFGLFSLEATFIGFLGSAIGVVIAMLAGSVISSALSTTLLADLPGLTLIAFDPISIAVVIVVIMVIAFLAGTLPAARAAKADPVESLRYE
- a CDS encoding helix-turn-helix transcriptional regulator, encoding MDRAALADFLRRHREVLQPSDAGLPDGARRRTAGLRREEVALLASMSVDYYTRLEQQRGPQPSAPMLTSIARALRLTDDERDYLFRLAGQNPPDRTDPGSHVAAALLRVFDRLQDTPALIISNLGETLVQNRLAVALLGDASVYTGLERSEVYRWFLHPERERLRYPEADRDRHSRAQVAALRAAHGTMGADSRAGALVSALLEHSPEFAELWERHEVARRFEDHKTLVHPEIGAIDVDCQSLFTEDRSQALLVLTAAPHTEAAEKLALLGVVGTQTFASPAS
- a CDS encoding ABC transporter ATP-binding protein, producing the protein MPSPIISVSDVRKSYGRGQNRFDALRGVSFDIAEGESVAIIGKSGSGKSTLMHTLALLDAPTSGTIALEGVDTRTLTGGRLNRTRNRTFGFVFQQFFLTANASVLENVILPMKIAGVGRAERKRRGMAALEQLDLADKAKNKAVNLSGGQKQRAVIARALVNNPRIIFADEPTGNLDSNTGAIVEDILFGLNRENGITLIIVTHDEDLAARCDRRLVIRDGVLVEDSRPNDPDASTTSAPHGRHGSPEVAA
- a CDS encoding sensor histidine kinase; protein product: MSASAPAPSRLPGWLGTSQPVTSRLSPGRRLLAAWAGDLFAALLIIAAAFSPFMADRPETVVERAIVIAPAFLLPLRRRWPVPVLALCLVAYGAAAMTGVLAHGVVLASAIAMFGVANRSDRRRTMLVAGVAIAGIVGLSLLAAISSAADPRVVQFAVTIAFSAAAGDATRSRREYIVAITERAERAEQTREAEARRRVSEERLRIARDLHDVVAHQISVISLNAGVASSSLRSRPDRAEESLGTIRSAARTVLGEIGDLLAMLRADGDDAVDRAAPPQGLDGLDGLVSEFATAGLDVRVRVEGTIDELPATVDVVAYRVLQEALTNALKHGAERRAHVLVSAGPAAVEIVVTNPTMPAVPDGDPTAASAGGYGLLGLRERVAAVRGTIDARPAAGGFRLAATLPTTVDDAERPDAAVRPDPAVRPDPIVRPDPIVRPDPTGRPDPEETT
- a CDS encoding SDR family oxidoreductase — encoded protein: MQITGHTIFIPGATSGIGLALARAFHAAGNVVIVGGRRTELLERIVAENPGMHAARIDTADPASIAEAAATVIAEHPELDTLITMAGIMRAEDWHSADGFLDTAEEIVTTNVLGPIRLIAAFVEHLQSRPDATIMTVSSGLAFAPLAVTPTYNASKAAIHMLSESIRLQLADTSVRIVELEPPSVRTALMPGQEESEFAMPLDDFVTEVMGIIASSPDATEIQVENVKFLRYGEARGDYPYVVATLNRLDPHGH
- a CDS encoding response regulator, with amino-acid sequence MTRVLVVDDQSLIRQAVSAILDGVDGVDVVGEAPDGHGAVSLARTLHPDVVLMDIRMPGLDGIAATAAICADPELAETRVLILTTFEEDEYLVQALRAGASGFIGKGAEPDAIVRAVRSVHAGDALLSPAATRSLITRYVLPRADSAPRPLPPELRELTDRESEVLLLVARGRSNQEIADDLVISPHTAKTHVNRIMTKVHAHDRAQLVILAYESGLLEPGGG